The nucleotide sequence GCAGTTCTTTTGCAGGTTCTCCCGTATGGCGAGTCACCAAGTCTTGCAGGTAGTCTCGGTAGGCTTGAGCCTCTTCAGCGGTTGAGCAGGGTCTTTGTGTTAATGCTTGGCGTTCTGTCTGAGTGAACTGGTGCCAGTGGGGCAGCTTCAGCTTTACCCCGCAGGTATCAAGCTTCATTCGCACCTGCATGGGAATGCAGCGTAGAGACTCGACAAAGTCGGCCTCAAATTGAAAAAAATCAGATGTCATTGCGATCGCACTTGTCAGCAGACCATTTTAAACTTTAAAGCTGGGAGATTAATTGCGATTGCGCCACTGAACCGCAGATTGCACACAGATCCCCGTC is from Pseudanabaena sp. FACHB-2040 and encodes:
- a CDS encoding nitrate reductase associated protein, translating into MTSDFFQFEADFVESLRCIPMQVRMKLDTCGVKLKLPHWHQFTQTERQALTQRPCSTAEEAQAYRDYLQDLVTRHTGEPAKELPIDPSPPWLAEDAIPEPVQAKADEVGHPISLAEWEKLLPIQRFALLKLSQSGHENRNFLPAMEEFSLL